One window of Papaver somniferum cultivar HN1 chromosome 9, ASM357369v1, whole genome shotgun sequence genomic DNA carries:
- the LOC113311067 gene encoding protein UPSTREAM OF FLC-like — MDGRMKKYRQATSPDRTIVWTEPSPKHQYQQNRKVPVVYYLCRNRHLEHPHFIEVSLSSTEGLYLRDVINRLNNLRGRGMASLYSWSCKRSYKSGFVWHDLCEDDLILPAHGNEYVLKGSELLEESHSDRILPSNVGKLHNSKKLHEIEYVRGQEASSSRVPNMVGKDIDKSSQEDELSPRLEPPSSSSTSPDSGIGKNHSACDTMSLTEYKIFKGDCAADAATQTEEHIEAKALETCTRGVSTDDRSSELECNENQPSEIQHEIENSEICREEISPPPASSSNSSSGRKTDTLESLIRADAKKMNSFRILEGEELREPSNTKLKASDLIMQLISCGSIGVKDHSFGLIPTYKPKFIHSKFPSPLFSNSVVLGGEFDSLSDNPRLMSMRMEDKEYFSGSLIEIKSKEEGEGIAGLKRSSSYNADRSCNTSDSTGNKEETDAARSKCILRSIKTSLTKQPKSESMRSPISDKPRKVEIMRSHISLNSRKGDVMRSPISEKPRKGEVTRSPLSEKPRKGEVLRSPISDKPRKGDLTRSPISEKPRKSSTEAECSKPTSMTASTDNTSSIVQPSSGKRPSRRLDSFREDRVIQIEERLSSGARVIIQSNAPCEDSEGSSS, encoded by the exons ATGGATGGAAGAATGAAGAAATACAGACAAGCAACAAGTCCAGATAGAACTATAGTATGGACAGAACCATCACCTAAACACCAATATCAACAAAATAGAAAAGTTCCTGTTGTTTATTACCTTTGTAGGAATAGACATCTTGAACATCCTCATTTCATTGAAGTTTCACTTTCATCCACTGAAGGTCTCTACTTGAGAG ATGTGATTAATCGGTTAAACAATCTAAGAGGTAGAGGAATGGCTTCTTTGTATTCATGGTCTTGCAAGAG AAGTTACAAGAGTGGATTTGTTTGGCATGATCTTTGCGAAGACGACTTAATACTTCCTGCTCATGGGAATGAATATGTTCTTAAAGGTTCAGAGTTACTCGAAGAATCCCATTCAG ATCGTATACTTCCGAGTAATGTAGGAAAATTGCATAATTCGAAAAAGTTGCATGAAATCGAGTATGTAAGAGGACAAGAAGCTTCTTCTTCTCGAGTTCCTAACATGGTTGGAAAAGATATAGATAAATCTTCTCAAGAAGATGAACTATCACCTCGGCTTGAACCCCCAAGTTCATCTAGCACGTCACCTGATTCTGGAATTGGAAAGAATCACTCAGCTTGTGACACTATGAGCTTGACTGAGTACAAAATCTTTAAAGGAGATTGTGCCGCTGATGCTGCAACTCAGACGGAAGAACATATAGAAGCTAAAGCACTAGAAACTTGTACAAGGGGTGTTTCAACTGATGATAGGTCATCTGAACTAGAATGCAACGAGAATCAACCAAGTGAAATTCAGCATGAAATTGAGAACTCAGAGATTTGCAGAGAAGAAATCTCCCCACCCCCTGCTTCCTCCAGCAACTCTTCTTCGGGTAGAAAAACCGACACTTTGGAGTCCTTGATTAGAGCTGATGCTAAGAAGATGAACAGTTTCAGGATACTTGAAGGAGAAGAACTCCGTGAACCTTCGAATACAAAACTCAAGGCTTCGGATTTAATAATGCAACTGATCTCTTGTGGTTCTATTGGAGTGAAAGATCACAGCTTCGGCCTCATTCCCACCTATAAGCCAAAATTTATTCATTCAAAATTCCCGTCACCGTTATTCTCTAACTCAGTTGTGTTAGGAGGAGAGTTTGACTCCCTGTCGGACAACCCGAGGCTAATGAGTATGAGAATGGAAGACAAGGAGTATTTCAGTGGGAGCTTGATAGAAATCAAGTCTAAGGAAGAAGGAGAGGGAATTGCTGGTCTGAAACGATCTTCCTCCTACAACGCAGACAG GAGTTGTAACACATCGGATTCCACAGGGAACAAAGAGGAGACTGATGCTGCTCGTTCTAAATGCATCCTTCGATCAATCAAGACTTCATTGACCAAGCAACCGAAGAGTGAGTCAATGAGGTCCCCTATTTCAGATAAGCCAAGGAAGGTTGAGATAATGAGATCTCATATTTCATTGAACTCAAGGAAAGGTGATGTAATGAGATCCCCTATTTCTGAGAAGCCAAGGAAGGGTGAGGTAACAAGATCTCCTCTTTCTGAGAAGCCAAGGAAGGGTGAGGTATTGAGATCTCCTATTTCAGATAAGCCAAGAAAGGGTGATTTAACAAGATCACCCATTTCGGAGAAGCCAAGGAAGTCTTCGACAGAAGCTGAATGTTCCAAGCCAACATCCATGACTGCATCCACTGACAACACTAGTAGCATTGTCCAGCCTTCTTCAGGGAAGAGACCATCAAGGAGATTAGACTCATTTAGAGAAGATAGAGTGATACAAATCGAAGAAAG GCTTTCTTCGGGAGCTCGAGTTATAATTCAGTCAAATGCTCCATGTGAGGATAGCGAAGGAAGCTCGTCTTAA